The DNA region GGCTGACGCCAGAACGTCAACGCAAGACCCGAGCCGTGTTGACTGACTTGTCGACCACTCTCACTCCGGTCCGGCTGCACTTTGGCTATCGCGTGATCGACACGGTGCTCGACTATCTCGTCCGGGTAGTGGATGACGGCGGCGGCATGGGCTTCGACGAAGCCCTGGACTTCGGCGTGTACGCCAAGGTTCTGCCTAAGCTGCGCGGCGAGGACTCCGTGCGTCTCCGGGACGCGCTGCAGGCTTGCGAGGGCAAGCTGGACGATCACGGGCTGCCACGGTCCCGTGACAAGGTGAAGGACCTTCGTGCCGACCTCCAGGCCACCGGCAGCGCCAGGTTCTGGCGGTGACCCAAGCCGCCGGTGATGGCGTCTCGTGGCATGCGGAAGGAGAGCCCGCAGACGCAGCGAGGCGACTTGCGGCCGCGCCCGCCACGAACGTCGGCTTCAGTGAAGCTCGGCGCTACTTCTTCAGCAAGCCGGACCGGAAATGCCAGTTTCGCATCGACGATGAGCCGCTTGCGGACGCGGCGTCGGGAGCCGCGTGGACATGGCGCCCAGGCTTCTACGCCGGCGAGGTGACCGGCGAGCTGCTAAAAGACGGTGTCATCGTCGACCGGTTCGTTCTCGACGTCTCTCCGGACGCGAGGAAGTTGGGCGGCGAGGCATTCAGGCAGATGGTCCAGGAGTTGTGGGCCGAAGATCCGTCGCTGGTCGTGGGCGAAGAGCCTGCCACGCATATGGCAGGGCATCTCGGACGTTTCCAGGACCCGCTTGTCGCATTCGCCCGGCTGCGGCGACACCTGCCGGAGTTCATCAAGGCACTGGTGGCCATCCGAGCCAATCCGCGAAGGTCGCTGCGGTCCGTGCGGGAATCCGTCTCGCTCAACACGGCACGGCGGGTCGATCGATACACCGCACTGTCTGCAAGCCGGAGCAGCGCCCTGGGACTGTTCTCGACGGAGCTTCTCGAACCGACCGCCTTCAATCCCACGACCCGCCTGGACGTGCCCGTTGTCGTGGAGACGCTTGACTCTGCTGCCAATCGCACGCTGAAGGCGCTTGTGCTTGCCGTGTCGCAGCGTGTGAAGTTCGTGGCCGAACAGCTCGAGCAGCGGGCGGCGCAGGAGTCGGCAAGCGAGACTCGCACCTCGTTTTCATCGAGGTGGCCTGTCCGGCGCGAAGTCCTGAGCGATGCTGCAGACCGGCTCCAGTGGGTCCTGCGCCAGACGCCGTTCCCAGAGGTGATACGCGCCGAAGTGTCCGCGGCCGGCCTGAACGTCGTGTCGGCCGACCCGCTTTACGCACGCGCCTGGGGGCGCGGTTGGCGCGGGTTGCGGGAGGGCATCGAGTCCGATGTGGCGGATGAGCGTCTCTGGATTAGCCCATCGTGGGAAATCTACGAGCGTTGGTGCTTCATGAGGCTTGGGCGGCTGCTGGAGGCCGAACTGCCGTCGTGGAGATGGAGGCGGAGGAACGGGTCGCGACGATGGGTGGGCGGGTTCGCCGGTCGAAAGGCTGAGCTATGGCTCCAGCCGAAATTCCGAGCCCGTGGCGCGAGCGTGCCTGGGCCGTGGTCCGTGTCGAGGCTCCGGATCCCCGACATCACAGTGCAGGTCGACTCTGGCGATGGAACCAGGCGCTTTGTCGTTCTGGACGCGAAGTACCGCACGCACCGGGAGGCAGTGCTGGACGCAATGGCGTCCGCGCACATCTATCAGGACTCGCTGAGGATCGGTGCCGTTCGCCCCAATGCGTCGCTGTTGCTGGTGCCCGCCGGCAAGGGCGCCCCATGGCTGGAAGAGCCCGCGTTTCAGTCGGAGCACAGAGTCGGCGTCCACGTGCTGGCTCCCGGACAGACTGCCTCGTTGCCCTCCGCAGTTCTGGAGCTGTTTCATCAGTAGCGCTGCACCGCGGCCGAACTGGGAAGCGGTGCATAGGTCCGAAGCGCCGGTCACTTCAGGTGATCCAAGAGATTCCTGGCTCGAGGGCCGTCACATTCCCGGCCTCGTCGAAGTCGACCGTCCACGAGCCGCCATCTCCGACCATCATGGCCGAGTAGCCGAACTCCACCTCGAATCGG from Vicinamibacterales bacterium includes:
- a CDS encoding DUF2357 domain-containing protein codes for the protein MTQAAGDGVSWHAEGEPADAARRLAAAPATNVGFSEARRYFFSKPDRKCQFRIDDEPLADAASGAAWTWRPGFYAGEVTGELLKDGVIVDRFVLDVSPDARKLGGEAFRQMVQELWAEDPSLVVGEEPATHMAGHLGRFQDPLVAFARLRRHLPEFIKALVAIRANPRRSLRSVRESVSLNTARRVDRYTALSASRSSALGLFSTELLEPTAFNPTTRLDVPVVVETLDSAANRTLKALVLAVSQRVKFVAEQLEQRAAQESASETRTSFSSRWPVRREVLSDAADRLQWVLRQTPFPEVIRAEVSAAGLNVVSADPLYARAWGRGWRGLREGIESDVADERLWISPSWEIYERWCFMRLGRLLEAELPSWRWRRRNGSRRWVGGFAGRKAELWLQPKFRARGASVPGPWSVSRLRIPDITVQVDSGDGTRRFVVLDAKYRTHREAVLDAMASAHIYQDSLRIGAVRPNASLLLVPAGKGAPWLEEPAFQSEHRVGVHVLAPGQTASLPSAVLELFHQ